Proteins encoded by one window of Chloroflexota bacterium:
- a CDS encoding DUF1786 domain-containing protein, giving the protein MINFILNQARVLKLGQRKFMRILSVDVGTGTQDIYLYDSRVDLENGFKLVIPSPTMIVHRRLKIATQRGQAVALTGVTMGGGPSHWAARDHAKLGHVVYATPEAARTFDDDLERVQADGIQILGDDEIAALPDAVVRLELRDFDFSAIGRAFGEFGVNLDGLDAVAVAVFDHGAAPPGYSDRQFRFDYLDEQIQARNHLSAFAFLRDNVPAAMTRLQAVVDSAHGVDAPLVVMDTAPAAVLGATLDPMVSRRPRVMIANVGNFHTLAFRLGVERQIEGVFEHHTGLLDLPKLEGLLCALANGSLQHADVFDDHGHGALIYGDEALPLGEGAFDVVVTGPRRNMLRMTEDREPKTDSSFPPPRLRPYFPAPYGDMMIAGCFGLLAAVADVLPELGESIRASLRGAGGRGTPPWEIE; this is encoded by the coding sequence ATGATAAACTTTATCCTAAATCAGGCGCGAGTACTCAAACTCGGGCAAAGGAAATTTATGCGAATTCTCAGCGTAGATGTGGGAACCGGTACGCAGGATATTTACCTCTATGATTCCCGCGTGGATTTAGAAAACGGATTCAAATTGGTGATCCCCTCGCCGACGATGATCGTCCATCGGCGGCTAAAAATCGCCACGCAGCGCGGCCAAGCGGTGGCGCTGACCGGCGTGACGATGGGTGGTGGCCCCAGCCATTGGGCGGCGCGTGATCATGCAAAATTGGGTCATGTGGTGTATGCCACGCCCGAAGCGGCGCGCACTTTCGATGATGATCTTGAGCGCGTGCAGGCCGATGGCATTCAGATTCTTGGTGATGATGAAATTGCCGCGTTGCCCGACGCTGTGGTGCGTCTGGAATTGCGTGATTTTGACTTTTCAGCTATCGGGCGCGCCTTTGGCGAGTTTGGCGTTAATCTGGACGGTCTGGATGCGGTGGCGGTGGCGGTTTTCGATCATGGCGCGGCTCCGCCGGGCTATTCGGATCGGCAATTTCGTTTTGATTATTTGGATGAGCAAATTCAGGCACGCAATCATCTTTCGGCATTTGCTTTTTTGCGGGATAACGTGCCCGCGGCGATGACGCGCCTGCAAGCGGTGGTGGATTCTGCCCACGGGGTGGATGCTCCGCTGGTGGTGATGGATACTGCCCCCGCGGCGGTGCTGGGCGCAACCCTGGACCCGATGGTGAGTCGGCGCCCGCGGGTGATGATTGCCAATGTGGGTAATTTTCACACCCTGGCTTTCCGTTTGGGAGTGGAGCGTCAAATTGAGGGCGTATTCGAGCATCATACGGGCCTGTTAGACTTGCCCAAACTCGAAGGATTGCTGTGCGCCCTGGCAAATGGCAGCCTGCAACATGCCGATGTATTCGATGACCATGGTCACGGCGCGTTGATTTATGGTGATGAGGCGTTGCCGTTGGGGGAAGGCGCATTCGATGTGGTTGTAACCGGGCCGCGGCGGAATATGCTGCGCATGACGGAAGACAGAGAACCGAAGACGGACAGCTCTTTTCCCCCGCCTCGCTTGCGCCCCTACTTCCCCGCACCCTACGGCGATATGATGATTGCGGGTTGCTTTGGCTTGCTGGCTGCGGTAGCCGATGTGTTGCCGGAGTTGGGCGAATCGATTCGAGCATCCCTGCGCGGGGCAGGGGGCCGCGGCACACCTCCCTGGGAGATCGAATAA
- a CDS encoding methylmalonyl-CoA mutase family protein → MKLQNENKRWEEETLKPVLDRFPERRASFETLSGIPLPRVALPPETGADYMENLGFPGEYPYTRGVQPSMYRGRFWTMRQYAGYASAEESNARYRYLLEQGQTGLSVAFDLPTQIGYDADDEMALGEVGKVGVSISSLDDMELLFREIPLERVSTSMTINAPAAVLLAMYIAVAKRQGAEIHKLRGTIQNDILKEYTARGTYIFPPKPSMRLITDVFQFCQREVPRWNTISISGYHIREAGSTAVQEVAFTLANGIAYVQAALDVGLEVDSFANQLSFFFNAHNNFLEEIAKYRAARHLWAKIMRERFGAKNPKSWMLRFHTQTAGSTLTAQQPENNVVRVTLQALAAVMGGTQSLHTNSMDEALWLPTEKSVRVALRTQHIIAHESGAADSIDPLAGSYLIEQLTDEIERLAEAYIQKIDDLGGALAAIERGYTQGEIQEAAYQYQQAVERGEQIVVGVNDFQVDEKIELEQLKVDPAIETAQRQRLAKIRQRRDGARVGALLMRLEQSAQGDQNLIPLLIECVENEITLGEICGVLRQSWGEYQPNNWV, encoded by the coding sequence ATGAAATTACAGAATGAAAACAAACGCTGGGAAGAAGAGACCCTGAAACCGGTGCTGGATCGTTTTCCCGAACGGCGCGCTTCGTTCGAGACCCTATCAGGGATTCCGCTGCCGAGGGTGGCGCTGCCCCCTGAGACTGGCGCGGATTATATGGAGAACCTGGGATTCCCCGGGGAATATCCCTACACCCGCGGGGTGCAGCCCAGCATGTACCGCGGCCGCTTCTGGACCATGCGCCAGTACGCCGGTTATGCCAGCGCCGAAGAATCGAATGCCCGTTACCGCTACCTGCTTGAGCAGGGGCAAACTGGCCTTTCAGTGGCCTTTGACCTGCCAACACAAATTGGTTACGACGCCGACGACGAGATGGCGCTGGGTGAAGTCGGCAAAGTGGGCGTTTCGATCTCGTCTCTGGACGATATGGAGCTGCTCTTCCGCGAGATTCCGCTGGAGCGCGTTTCGACCAGCATGACCATCAATGCTCCAGCAGCAGTATTGCTGGCAATGTATATCGCCGTTGCCAAACGCCAGGGCGCAGAAATTCACAAACTGCGCGGCACCATCCAGAATGATATTCTCAAAGAATATACTGCCCGCGGCACCTATATATTCCCGCCCAAGCCCTCCATGCGCCTGATCACAGATGTGTTCCAATTTTGCCAGCGTGAAGTACCGCGCTGGAACACGATCAGCATTTCGGGCTATCATATCCGCGAAGCGGGTTCGACGGCTGTGCAGGAAGTCGCATTTACATTAGCTAATGGCATTGCCTATGTTCAGGCCGCGCTAGATGTCGGGCTGGAGGTCGATAGTTTCGCCAACCAGTTATCATTTTTCTTCAACGCCCATAATAATTTTCTCGAAGAGATCGCCAAATACCGCGCCGCCCGTCACCTGTGGGCAAAAATTATGCGTGAACGCTTCGGGGCCAAAAACCCCAAATCGTGGATGTTGCGTTTTCACACGCAGACGGCAGGCTCCACGCTGACCGCCCAGCAACCAGAGAATAACGTAGTGCGCGTTACCCTGCAAGCCCTGGCGGCGGTGATGGGCGGCACGCAGTCACTGCACACCAACAGCATGGACGAAGCCCTATGGCTGCCCACCGAAAAATCGGTGCGCGTGGCCCTGCGCACACAACACATTATTGCGCACGAATCTGGCGCTGCCGACAGCATCGATCCGCTGGCGGGTTCGTATCTCATTGAGCAGCTTACCGATGAAATCGAGCGTCTGGCCGAAGCATATATTCAAAAAATTGACGATCTCGGCGGGGCGTTGGCCGCCATCGAGCGCGGCTACACGCAAGGCGAAATTCAGGAAGCCGCCTATCAATATCAGCAGGCCGTTGAGCGCGGTGAACAAATTGTAGTCGGCGTCAACGATTTTCAGGTGGATGAAAAAATTGAACTCGAACAACTCAAGGTAGACCCTGCCATCGAAACCGCCCAACGCCAACGCCTGGCTAAAATTCGTCAGCGTCGCGATGGTGCCCGCGTGGGTGCGCTGTTGATGCGGCTCGAACAATCCGCTCAGGGCGATCAAAACCTGATTCCGCTGCTCATCGAATGTGTCGAGAACGAGA